Proteins from a single region of Candidatus Thorarchaeota archaeon:
- a CDS encoding site-specific DNA-methyltransferase, translated as IEHYPLDVWNIKRQYRAGRAKNGTRLPLEVVMRCIDYSSRPGDLVLDPFMGNGTTAAACKTSYRHYLGYEINDELQPIIDNELSHRDVGESYVPYKDRLPSIEELAEKYPEAYEIYRQRENQNVNKQKEGD; from the coding sequence ATTGAGCATTATCCTCTAGACGTTTGGAATATCAAACGACAATATCGTGCTGGTCGTGCAAAGAACGGGACCCGACTCCCTCTTGAAGTGGTGATGAGATGCATCGACTACTCTTCTCGTCCTGGAGACCTTGTTCTAGATCCGTTTATGGGGAATGGAACTACTGCTGCTGCGTGCAAAACAAGCTACCGGCATTACCTCGGGTATGAAATCAATGATGAACTACAACCGATTATTGACAATGAGCTTTCTCATAGAGATGTTGGAGAATCCTATGTCCCTTACAAGGATAGGCTACCTTCAATAGAGGAGCTCGCAGAGAAGTACCCGGAGGCGTATGAGATTTATAGACAACGTGAGAACCAGAATGTGAACAAACAGAAAGAAGGTGATTAG